TATATTACGCCAAATGAACATGAGTGCCGCATCGTATTAGATGATTTTACATCACCAATTGAAGATTTATTGGCGAAGTATCCAAATAAATTATTGATGACAGAAGGTTCTAAAGGTGTCCGTTTCCATAATGGAACAGAGATTGTACATGTTCCTAGCATTGCTGTTGATGTAGTGGATACAACTGGAGCTGGTGATACATTTAATGGTGCGCTAGCAGTTGCACTTTCTGAAGGAGAGACACTTCAAAAAGCAATTCGTTTCGCGAATATTGCTGGTGGTCTTTCTGTAACAAAACTTGGAGCACAGGGCGGTATGCCAACGAGAGATCGAGTACGTGAAGTGCAGGTGATTGTTGGATGAAAAAGCATGGTGTATTAAACAGTGAAATCGCGGCAGTCCTTGCTTCACTTGGGCATACAGATATGGTTGTAATTGCTGATTGCGGGTTACCGATTCCGGATGGAGTAAAACGAATTGATTTAGCTGTTGAGATTGGAAAACCGAGTTTTTTAGAGGTGTTACAAGTTGTAGCTGATGATATGGCAATTGAAAAAGTGACGTTAGCAGAAGAAGTCATTATAAAGAATGCGGAAGTAAATAAAGAAATCGAGCAGAAATTAATAGAGCCAGCATTTGAGTATGTATCTCATGAACAATTTAAAGAGCATACAAAGAAAGCGAAGGCGATTATTCGTACAGGTGAGGCTACGCCTTATGCAAATATAATTTTACATGCAGGCGTGATTTTTTAATAAAGGGAAGTGATGAGAATGCATATTGAAATGAAAAATATTTCAAAAGCGTTCAATGGCAATCCTGTTTTGAAGAATGCACAGTTTATGATTGAAACAGGAGAAGTTCATGCATTGATGGGGGAAAATGGAGCGGGTAAATCAACGCTCATGAAGATTTTAACAGGTGTATATAAAAAAGATGGTGGGACGATCACGATTGATGGGCAAGAGCGCACCTTTAAAAATGCGAAAGAAGCTGAAGAGTACGGCATCGCATTTATACATCAAGAACTAAACATATTGCCGAATTTAACAGTAGCTGAAAATATGTTTCTCGGTAAAGAGTTAATGTATGGGAAAACAGGTATTTTACGCACTCGACAAATGAACGCGATTGCGCAGCAACAACTAGCAGAGCTAGGATTGCATGTAAGAGGCGCTATGTTAGCAGAGGAATTATCGGTTGGACAACAGCAAATTATCGAAATTGCGAAAGCATTAATGACAAACGCGAGCGTTATTATTATGGATGAACCTACTGCGGCACTGACGGATCGTGAAATCGAAACGCTCTTTACAGTAATTAATAAGTTACGTAAAGAAGGTGTTTCATTCGTGTACATTTCGCATCGTATGGAAGAGATTTTCTCAATATGTGATGCTATTACGATTTTGCGTGATGGAGAATACGTGGGAAAGAGATTAATTCCAGAAACATCATTTGATGAAGTAG
This genomic interval from Bacillus thuringiensis contains the following:
- the rbsD gene encoding D-ribose pyranase, translating into MKKHGVLNSEIAAVLASLGHTDMVVIADCGLPIPDGVKRIDLAVEIGKPSFLEVLQVVADDMAIEKVTLAEEVIIKNAEVNKEIEQKLIEPAFEYVSHEQFKEHTKKAKAIIRTGEATPYANIILHAGVIF